A region from the Chelonoidis abingdonii isolate Lonesome George chromosome 10, CheloAbing_2.0, whole genome shotgun sequence genome encodes:
- the LOC116816089 gene encoding gamma-crystallin B-like: MACSLNPATMEKITLFEDRNFQGRSVECSSDRPDLQSQLSRCNSVRVESGCFMLYERPNFQGQQFFVKRGDYPDMQSEGFSTSIKSCQMIPSHRGTYRIKIYDKEDHRGNMVELTEDAPQVMDQLRSPEMLSCSVLDGHWILYELPNYRGRQYLLRAGEYRRFSEWGAMSGRVGSLRRATDLY, translated from the exons ATGGCTTGCAGCCTGAATCCAGCTACGATGGAAAAG ATCACCCTTTTCGAGGACAGAAACTTCCAGGGCCGCTCCGTTGAATGCAGCAGCGACCGGCCGGATTTGCAAAGTCAGCTTAGCCGCTGTAACTCTGTCCGCGTGGAAAGTGGCTGCTTCATGCTCTATGAACGTCCCAACTTCCAAGGACAGCAGTTCTTTGTGAAACGGGGGGATTATCCTGACATGCAGTCTGAGGGTTTCAGCACCTCCATTAAGTCCTGCCAGATGATCCCATCT CACAGGGGCACCTACAGGATAAAGATCTATGACAAGGAAGATCACAGAGGCAACATGGTAGAGTTAACTGAGGATGCTCCGCAAGTCATGGACCAGCTACGCTCCCCCGAGATGCTCTCTTGTTCTGTACTGGACGGGCACTGGATCCTGTATGAATTGCCGAATTACAGAGGCCGCCAATACCTGCTGAGGGCAGGGGAGTACCGGAGATTTAGCGAGTG